TGCGGTCAAGACTTCATTCAGTCCCTTTACTATGCTCGCTATTCCCTTGTCCACGCCCTCTCCAACATGTGATCCAGGATGAAGGACTATCGTATGTGATCCCATAGCCGTAGCTCTCTCTAATTCCTTTGCAAGAAATTCAACTGCTATCTCATATGTTGCAGGATTTACGGTATTTGCAAGATTGATTATGTATGGTGCATGGACCACGAACTCCTCTATGCCGTGCTGCGCCATGAGTTCATGAGCTTCCTGTATCTTCAGCTCCGATATATCCTTGCGCCTCGTATTCTGCGGTGCTCCAGTGTATAGCATAAATGTATTTGCCCCAAATGATACAGCATCCCTAACGGAGCCAAGCATCATATCCTTGCCTGACATGCCTACATGACATCCCAATTTCAACATATTTTTTCCCTCCGGTTGTATTTTTCTATTTCTCTGTGTAATAATCTGCCTATCTCAAACTAATCCAGCCTATTTCTAACTACCACACATGTCACAGTTTCTGTTTTTGCTGAATTTAAATAAATAATAGTGTATAATTTTCATATGTTTCCATCAACTCACATACGATCTGATATTTTATTCCTATCAGATGCACAATTCCTATTATAAACATCTTACTACAAAAAAGGGAGTGAACTATTATGATTTTAAAAAATGTACTGATCGTGGTTAAAGATATTGAACGATCAAAGAAATTCTACAAAGATATCTTTGGGCTGGATGTAATATTGGACAACGAAGGAAATGTGATATTAACTGGTGGTCTGGTGCTTCAGGACTACTCCATCTGGACCGATTTTATTGATGCTCCTGTAATATCTCACAATAATGCATGTGAACTCTATTTTGAAGAACCCGACATCGAGGCATTTGCTCTGAAACTGGACAAGAGTCCTTATGATATACATTATGTAAACAGATTGATGACTCACTCATGGGGACAGCGCGTTATCAGATTCTATGATCCGGACGGAAACCTGATCGAGGTTGGCACACCTTAGACGGAAAGTATTTTGCCTATACCCATTCCTATCATTTCATGTTACAATTAATTATTACATATCATAGGCTGTCGTTTATGATACATGCAGGGGCTTATGCGTCTGCTCTACTACCACAATTGGAGGACAAATATTTATGAGTAACACAGGAAGAACCTGTAAGGTTCATTACACAGGAACATTTAACGACGGAACCAAGTTTGATTCATCATATGACAGAGGCGAGCCAATCGAGTTCGTATGCGGCGCAGGTCAGATGATACCTGGATTTGACCAGGCTGTTGAGGGTATGAATGTCGGCGACATAATCGATGTTCATCTCCGCCCAGAAGATGCATACGGAATGCCTGATCCAGAAGCCATCATCAAGGCTCCTCTTGCAGATATGCCTGGCGCTGAGAATCTTGAGGTCGGCAATCAGGTATACCTTGCCAATTCCATGGGACAGCAGTTTCTTGTGAAAGTTATCGAAAAAGATGATGAATCTATCACATTTGACGCCAATCATGAGATGGCTGGCAAAGAGCTGAACTTTAAGATCGAGCTTGTATCAGTGGACTGATCCGCATGTGGATATAGTTTTTATATCTGGTATATTTCTATTTTTTCAACATTACATAAGATAAGAAGGGACAGTGGCGGTCATGAATATATACATAGACGAATCAGGATCAATCAACAGGTATCATACAAGCGACCTGTATTTTGTTGTGTCTATGATACATGTTCTTGATCCCATTGCCCTTGAAAGAGCATATAAGAGATTTATCTCTTCAAATTACGAGATGCTTCTTGATCTGGACAGTGATAAGGTTGACGATATGACTGGAAAGATAGTCAAACACGGTGGCAGGATGTTCCGTGACGGCAAATTCCGTGAACTCAAGGGTGCGCAGTTTGACAGGGATATGAAGCACATATTTGTGGATTACTTTTCTAGGAAACATCACTTTGACGTGTACTATATCATGATGAAGAATGAGAACCTGCCAAGCCGTTTCTTTGACAACATATCCAGAACGTTTAACTACTCCATCAAATCCGCACTGCTATACTTTATCCAAAGCGGATACCTCCCGGACGAAAGCTGTTTTCTTCAGCTCGACGAAAGGAATGAGCGGGTAGAGAACAAATCATTCCTAGAGAATTATCTAAACACAGAGCTCTCTCTCTCCGGACAGGTCGCCGGAGATTTCTCAGTGAGTTACTTTGATTCATCCTGCAACAAGTTTATCCAGATAGCCGATGTATTTTCCAATCTGTTCTATTCTCATTTACAGACCGGACATTATGTCGATGAGTTG
This sequence is a window from Coprococcus eutactus. Protein-coding genes within it:
- a CDS encoding VOC family protein, whose translation is MILKNVLIVVKDIERSKKFYKDIFGLDVILDNEGNVILTGGLVLQDYSIWTDFIDAPVISHNNACELYFEEPDIEAFALKLDKSPYDIHYVNRLMTHSWGQRVIRFYDPDGNLIEVGTP
- a CDS encoding FKBP-type peptidyl-prolyl cis-trans isomerase, giving the protein MSNTGRTCKVHYTGTFNDGTKFDSSYDRGEPIEFVCGAGQMIPGFDQAVEGMNVGDIIDVHLRPEDAYGMPDPEAIIKAPLADMPGAENLEVGNQVYLANSMGQQFLVKVIEKDDESITFDANHEMAGKELNFKIELVSVD
- a CDS encoding DUF3800 domain-containing protein; the protein is MNIYIDESGSINRYHTSDLYFVVSMIHVLDPIALERAYKRFISSNYEMLLDLDSDKVDDMTGKIVKHGGRMFRDGKFRELKGAQFDRDMKHIFVDYFSRKHHFDVYYIMMKNENLPSRFFDNISRTFNYSIKSALLYFIQSGYLPDESCFLQLDERNERVENKSFLENYLNTELSLSGQVAGDFSVSYFDSSCNKFIQIADVFSNLFYSHLQTGHYVDELGLMKELGILKGIYEMP